One genomic segment of Bradyrhizobium prioriisuperbiae includes these proteins:
- a CDS encoding ferredoxin: MQGKVRLHVDPSKCQGHSRCKSLAPELFDLDEYGNAREAGDGTVPDDLVDKAYLAKSNCPELAIDITED; encoded by the coding sequence ATGCAGGGAAAAGTCCGACTGCATGTCGATCCCAGCAAATGTCAGGGCCACAGCCGCTGCAAATCGCTGGCGCCCGAGCTGTTCGATCTCGACGAATACGGCAATGCCCGTGAAGCCGGCGACGGCACGGTGCCCGACGATCTCGTCGACAAGGCGTACCTCGCCAAATCCAACTGTCCCGAACTTGCCATCGACATCACCGAGGACTGA
- a CDS encoding TetR/AcrR family transcriptional regulator: protein MTEGLHVAGWPLIADLPGIRPTRQRRSQETTVALLEAGAAMLRDCAFDELSIDDLCARVGVTIGAFYGRFESKDAFFSALVSLATTGCLAAIDVAIANDDRTNASLKTVCHDMVAVITEAIRANDGVLRAAMQYKAVQPARWMTVSETGGRIVECATPLLLAQMGSGRRAAKQRTVGFAFQMVFGTLINAVLNKPKLIALDEQEMIDRLALAMFLQLDHEASQTVRPRKAAVHPSSRAR, encoded by the coding sequence GTGACCGAAGGTCTTCATGTCGCAGGCTGGCCGCTGATTGCGGACCTGCCGGGCATCCGTCCCACCCGCCAGCGGCGCAGCCAGGAAACCACCGTGGCGCTGCTCGAGGCGGGGGCGGCGATGCTGCGCGATTGCGCCTTCGACGAGTTGTCGATCGACGACCTCTGCGCCCGGGTCGGTGTCACCATCGGCGCGTTCTACGGCCGGTTCGAGAGCAAAGACGCCTTCTTCAGCGCACTGGTGTCGCTCGCCACCACCGGCTGCCTCGCCGCAATCGATGTCGCGATCGCTAACGACGACCGGACCAACGCCAGCCTGAAGACCGTGTGTCACGACATGGTGGCCGTCATCACCGAGGCCATCCGCGCCAATGACGGCGTGCTGCGGGCAGCGATGCAGTACAAGGCCGTGCAGCCGGCACGCTGGATGACGGTAAGCGAAACCGGCGGACGCATCGTCGAGTGCGCCACGCCGCTGCTGCTGGCGCAGATGGGCTCCGGACGACGTGCCGCCAAGCAAAGAACCGTCGGGTTCGCGTTCCAGATGGTGTTCGGGACACTGATCAATGCGGTGCTCAACAAGCCGAAGCTGATCGCTCTGGATGAGCAGGAAATGATCGATCGTCTCGCACTGGCGATGTTCCTGCAACTCGATCATGAGGCGTCGCAGACCGTACGGCCACGCAAAGCGGCTGTCCATCCATCGTCGCGAGCCCGATAA
- a CDS encoding enoyl-CoA hydratase/isomerase family protein, with protein MADMVTIEKGLGIDGRVAVVRFDRGDGLNALSPEALRQLTDAARSFEDDAQTSVVVLSGGPKAFSAGFDLKDAEGRSRATMDLGALRRHLKLGPRLTRAWQDMEQITIGTIEGFCVGGGVALAVALDFRIMSRDAHIRVPEIGLGMNMSWQSVPRMLALMGPARTKQAVILADDRISAAEAREWRLVEQVVDAGATLDAAMVLANKIAAQPPMSVAMTKLTVNRLAHALDDLAGHMDLDQFALASLSEDHKEGVAAFLERRKPRFKGR; from the coding sequence TTGGCTGACATGGTCACCATCGAGAAGGGGCTCGGCATCGACGGCCGCGTGGCCGTGGTGCGTTTCGATCGCGGCGACGGCCTCAATGCCTTGTCACCGGAAGCGCTGCGGCAACTGACCGATGCGGCGCGCAGTTTCGAGGATGATGCGCAAACATCCGTCGTCGTCCTTTCTGGCGGCCCCAAGGCTTTCAGCGCCGGCTTCGATCTGAAGGACGCCGAGGGACGTTCGCGGGCCACTATGGATCTTGGCGCATTGCGCCGGCACCTGAAGCTCGGCCCGCGGCTGACGCGCGCCTGGCAGGACATGGAACAGATCACCATCGGCACCATCGAGGGCTTTTGTGTCGGCGGCGGCGTGGCGCTGGCTGTCGCGCTCGATTTCCGCATCATGAGCCGCGACGCCCACATCCGGGTGCCGGAAATTGGTCTCGGCATGAACATGAGCTGGCAAAGCGTGCCGCGCATGTTGGCGCTGATGGGACCGGCCCGCACCAAACAAGCGGTCATCCTGGCGGACGACCGGATCAGTGCTGCGGAGGCCCGTGAATGGCGCCTGGTGGAGCAGGTGGTGGATGCTGGTGCGACGCTCGATGCGGCCATGGTGCTGGCCAACAAGATTGCCGCCCAACCGCCGATGTCCGTTGCCATGACCAAGCTCACCGTCAATCGGCTGGCGCATGCGCTGGATGATCTGGCTGGCCATATGGACCTCGATCAGTTCGCGCTGGCGAGCCTGAGCGAAGACCACAAGGAAGGCGTCGCGGCCTTCCTCGAGCGTCGCAAGCCGCGTTTCAAGGGGCGCTGA
- a CDS encoding phosphogluconate dehydrogenase C-terminal domain-containing protein, which produces MTKIALLGAGGKMGVRLATNIVRSNYELIPVEVSDEGRQRLHDALGLTCSSLDTALAAADVVILAIPDRSIGKVAHEIINKVKSGTAIIMLDAAAPHAGELPERADISYFVTHPCHPPVFNDETTPDAKADFFGGTSAKQHIVCALMQGPDEHYTLCEAIARVFYGPVMRSHRCTVEHIAIMEPALSETVAITLCLAIKEATDEAVRRGVPEQAATDFVLGHIAIGLSIAFGVNPGGKFSDGALHAIALAKPEIFRDGWLERIFNPAAVKQSVIDICNPKAA; this is translated from the coding sequence ATGACAAAAATAGCCTTGCTCGGCGCCGGCGGAAAAATGGGGGTCCGTCTGGCGACGAACATCGTGCGCTCGAACTACGAGCTGATCCCGGTGGAGGTCAGCGACGAGGGCCGTCAACGACTGCACGACGCCCTGGGCCTCACATGCTCATCGCTCGACACCGCACTGGCTGCAGCCGACGTCGTCATTCTCGCCATTCCGGATCGCTCGATCGGCAAGGTGGCACACGAGATCATCAACAAGGTGAAGTCCGGCACCGCGATCATCATGCTCGATGCCGCTGCGCCCCATGCCGGCGAATTGCCCGAGCGGGCCGATATCAGTTACTTCGTCACCCATCCCTGCCATCCGCCCGTGTTCAACGACGAGACGACGCCGGATGCGAAAGCCGATTTTTTCGGCGGCACCAGTGCAAAGCAGCACATCGTCTGCGCCCTGATGCAAGGACCGGACGAGCATTATACGTTGTGCGAGGCGATCGCGCGAGTGTTCTACGGACCGGTGATGCGCTCGCACCGTTGCACCGTCGAACACATCGCGATCATGGAGCCGGCGCTGTCGGAGACGGTTGCGATTACGCTGTGCCTCGCCATCAAGGAAGCGACCGACGAGGCGGTGCGGCGCGGCGTGCCGGAGCAGGCGGCCACCGATTTCGTGCTGGGACACATCGCGATCGGACTCTCCATTGCGTTCGGAGTCAATCCCGGTGGCAAATTCTCCGACGGAGCGCTGCACGCCATCGCGCTGGCAAAGCCGGAAATCTTCCGTGATGGTTGGCTGGAGCGGATCTTCAATCCGGCGGCGGTCAAGCAATCGGTGATCGACATCTGCAATCCGAAAGCCGCCTGA
- the nanR gene encoding transcriptional regulator NanR: MAQHEPIHRRKLYQEVLERLIARITAGEFGPDDQLPSERELMDSYGVGRPAVREALQQLERSGIVTITHGERARVVVPTPATLVAQIASGTRHLLSIQPDSLNHLKEARLFLEIGMAQLAAANADATALAQLQALVEAQRRAIDQPEEFLRCDMAFHRQIAAMSGNPIYPAIVEGMFGWLAEYYRSLVRAPGAEQLTLAEHDRIVAAVASHDPAKAAQAMSEHLTRANALYRHLTRHDENNERAGKDLE, translated from the coding sequence ATGGCGCAGCACGAGCCGATCCATCGCCGCAAGCTCTACCAGGAGGTCCTGGAACGGCTGATCGCGCGCATCACCGCCGGCGAGTTTGGTCCGGACGATCAGCTTCCGTCGGAACGCGAACTGATGGACTCTTATGGAGTCGGCCGGCCGGCAGTGCGCGAGGCGCTACAGCAGCTCGAGCGATCGGGCATCGTTACCATCACCCACGGCGAGCGCGCGCGGGTGGTGGTGCCGACCCCCGCGACCCTGGTCGCGCAGATCGCAAGCGGAACGCGTCATCTCCTGAGCATTCAGCCGGACTCCCTGAACCACTTGAAGGAGGCCCGCCTGTTCCTGGAAATCGGGATGGCGCAGTTGGCTGCCGCCAATGCGGATGCAACTGCGCTTGCGCAACTGCAAGCGCTGGTCGAAGCGCAGCGTCGCGCCATCGACCAACCCGAGGAGTTCCTCCGCTGCGACATGGCTTTCCATCGCCAGATCGCGGCCATGAGCGGCAATCCGATCTATCCCGCCATCGTGGAAGGCATGTTCGGCTGGCTCGCCGAATATTATCGTTCGCTGGTCCGGGCGCCGGGGGCCGAGCAGTTGACGCTGGCCGAGCACGACAGGATCGTGGCAGCGGTCGCATCGCACGATCCGGCGAAAGCGGCGCAGGCGATGAGCGAGCATCTCACCCGCGCCAACGCGCTGTATCGGCATCTGACGCGTCATGACGAAAACAATGAACGCGCCGGGAAGGATCTTGAATGA
- a CDS encoding ribulose-bisphosphate carboxylase large subunit family protein, which produces MTELARIEADYLIETPLDPQATAEAMAGEQSSGTFVAVPGETPELKARAAARVESIRPLATLAQPSLPVARATAAGPWRQAHVTLSWPLHNIGPSLPNLLSAVAGNLWELRQLTGLRLLDIRLPAVFAETYGGPKFGVSGTRRLAGVEGRPLVGTIVKPSIGLSATETADLVATLCAADIDFIKDDELQSDGAYCRFDDRVAAVMRVVNDHADRSGKKVMFAFNLTGDLDEMRQRHDTVLAHGGTCVMASLNSVGLVGLIELARHTQLPIHAHRNGWGVLTRHPSLGWDYQAWHKIWRLAGADHMHVNGIDNKFSDSNETVIAAAKACLTPLAAEMPCIAMPVFSSGQSAATVAKTYAALGSVDLIFAAGGGILAHPDGPSAGVRELRSAWDRAIASGAR; this is translated from the coding sequence ATGACGGAGCTCGCACGCATCGAAGCCGATTACCTGATCGAGACGCCGCTCGATCCGCAGGCCACGGCGGAGGCCATGGCGGGGGAGCAGTCCAGCGGCACCTTCGTGGCGGTGCCGGGCGAGACACCGGAGCTGAAGGCGAGGGCCGCTGCGCGGGTGGAAAGCATCCGGCCGCTGGCGACGCTGGCGCAGCCCTCGCTGCCGGTGGCCCGCGCCACCGCGGCCGGGCCGTGGCGGCAGGCGCATGTGACGCTGTCCTGGCCGCTGCACAATATCGGGCCGTCGCTGCCCAATCTGCTGTCGGCGGTCGCGGGCAATCTCTGGGAGTTGCGCCAGCTCACCGGATTGCGGCTGCTCGATATCCGCTTGCCGGCAGTGTTCGCTGAAACCTATGGAGGACCGAAATTCGGCGTATCGGGAACGCGACGGCTCGCCGGTGTCGAAGGCCGCCCGCTGGTCGGCACCATCGTCAAGCCGAGCATCGGCCTGAGCGCGACTGAGACCGCTGACCTCGTGGCGACGCTGTGCGCGGCCGACATCGATTTCATCAAGGATGACGAACTGCAATCGGACGGCGCTTACTGCCGGTTCGACGATCGCGTCGCCGCCGTGATGCGGGTGGTCAACGACCATGCCGATCGCTCCGGCAAGAAGGTGATGTTCGCGTTCAACCTGACCGGCGATCTCGATGAGATGCGGCAGCGTCACGATACGGTTTTGGCGCACGGCGGCACCTGCGTGATGGCGAGCCTCAATTCGGTCGGCCTGGTCGGTTTGATCGAACTCGCACGCCACACCCAATTGCCGATCCATGCCCACCGCAATGGCTGGGGAGTGCTCACGCGCCATCCGTCATTGGGATGGGACTATCAGGCCTGGCATAAGATCTGGCGCCTCGCAGGCGCCGACCACATGCATGTCAACGGCATCGACAACAAGTTCAGCGACAGCAACGAGACTGTGATCGCGGCCGCGAAAGCGTGCCTCACTCCGCTCGCGGCGGAGATGCCGTGCATCGCCATGCCTGTGTTCTCCTCCGGCCAGTCCGCGGCAACCGTCGCCAAGACGTACGCCGCACTCGGATCGGTCGACCTGATTTTCGCCGCCGGTGGTGGCATCCTGGCGCATCCCGACGGACCATCCGCCGGCGTCCGTGAGCTGCGCAGCGCCTGGGACCGCGCGATCGCGTCCGGGGCGAGGTGA
- a CDS encoding four-carbon acid sugar kinase family protein produces MSLPDGPLIAFYGDDYTGSSAAMEALAFAGLPTILFLETPSPERFAAAAQYRAVGIAGVARSKGPEWMDANLPAVFRRLAAIGAPITHYKACSTFDSAPHVGSIGRAIDLAVPLLGGAWHPMVVASPAMGRYQAFGNLFATVHGVGHRLDRHPTMARHPVTPMGEADLGRHLARQTSRPIGLVDVVTMETGRADAALASERNRGAEIISLDVLNRQTLIEAGRLIWTHRGERLFAVGSQGIEQALVAYWQSAGLIAPANHDTTFAAVDRIACVSGSCSPVTAEQIAHAAGHGFEIIRLDAAHAVDAAQWNRDVEHGAVRALQALSAGRDPLLVTAEGPDDPAIAGFRTAIVTSGVSPDTINDRIGTGLGRALDRILQTAGLQRVVVAGGDTSGHAVRAMNIFALTAIAPLASGAPLCRASADTPHAAVEIALKGGQVGGADLFCLVRDGTAVKF; encoded by the coding sequence ATGAGCCTTCCGGATGGCCCGCTGATCGCCTTCTATGGCGACGACTATACCGGCTCGTCGGCGGCCATGGAGGCCTTGGCGTTCGCCGGACTGCCGACCATTCTGTTTCTCGAGACGCCATCGCCCGAGCGTTTCGCCGCCGCAGCACAGTATCGCGCCGTCGGTATCGCGGGTGTCGCGCGCTCAAAAGGTCCGGAATGGATGGACGCAAACCTGCCGGCGGTGTTTCGCCGGCTTGCCGCTATCGGCGCACCAATCACTCACTACAAGGCTTGCTCGACGTTTGATTCTGCGCCGCATGTCGGATCGATCGGGCGCGCCATCGATCTCGCCGTTCCGCTGCTCGGCGGCGCATGGCATCCGATGGTGGTGGCGTCACCCGCAATGGGACGCTATCAGGCCTTCGGAAACCTGTTCGCCACCGTCCATGGCGTCGGGCATCGGCTGGACCGGCATCCGACCATGGCGCGCCATCCGGTGACGCCGATGGGCGAGGCGGATCTCGGCCGTCATCTCGCGCGGCAGACATCCAGGCCGATCGGCCTCGTCGATGTCGTCACCATGGAAACGGGGCGGGCCGACGCAGCGCTCGCCAGCGAGCGAAACCGAGGCGCCGAGATCATTTCGCTCGACGTTCTCAACCGGCAGACTCTGATTGAAGCCGGCCGCCTGATCTGGACTCATCGGGGCGAGCGTCTGTTCGCTGTCGGATCGCAGGGGATCGAGCAGGCGCTGGTCGCCTACTGGCAGTCCGCCGGACTGATCGCGCCCGCCAATCACGACACCACATTTGCTGCGGTCGATCGCATCGCCTGCGTGTCCGGCTCGTGCTCGCCGGTCACCGCCGAACAGATCGCCCATGCCGCGGGGCATGGCTTCGAGATCATCCGGCTCGACGCCGCGCACGCGGTCGATGCCGCGCAGTGGAACAGGGATGTCGAGCACGGCGCCGTGCGCGCACTGCAGGCGTTGTCGGCGGGGAGGGATCCGCTGCTGGTCACCGCCGAAGGTCCGGACGATCCGGCCATCGCCGGATTCCGCACGGCCATCGTTACCAGCGGCGTATCGCCGGACACGATCAACGATCGCATAGGCACAGGGCTCGGCCGCGCGCTCGACCGGATTTTGCAAACGGCGGGTTTGCAGCGCGTGGTGGTCGCCGGCGGCGACACCTCCGGTCACGCGGTCCGTGCCATGAACATCTTTGCCTTGACTGCGATCGCGCCACTCGCATCCGGCGCGCCGCTGTGCCGGGCGTCCGCGGACACGCCCCATGCCGCGGTCGAGATCGCTCTCAAAGGTGGTCAGGTCGGCGGTGCCGATCTGTTTTGCCTGGTGCGGGACGGCACCGCGGTCAAATTCTGA
- a CDS encoding NAD(P)-dependent oxidoreductase produces MRVLVFGGTGFVGLNIADALLARGHAVTLFDRAGLPPAAAETFAERLTVVQGDITDQRTVEDVIAAGCDAIVLGAAITAGPERDAADPETILQVNLSAQLPILTAARRAGVRRIINLSSAAAYGNAAVKYAQLDEETACDPVSLYAITKFTSERVAARLAELWQFDIISVRLSGVFGPWERATGVRDTPSAQAQILDALHQGRAAILPRPGVKDWIYAPDVANAVSLLTEAQRPQHRLYNISTGQEWSALEWGQHLAALHPGFVCRLAEPGETATIDLHGPVDRAPLSITRLEQEFGWRARFDCADSATALSQWWTQYREGT; encoded by the coding sequence ATGCGCGTTCTTGTTTTCGGCGGCACCGGCTTTGTCGGCCTCAACATCGCCGACGCACTGCTGGCGCGCGGACATGCGGTTACGCTGTTCGATCGCGCCGGCCTCCCGCCCGCCGCAGCCGAGACGTTTGCAGAACGCCTGACGGTCGTGCAGGGGGACATCACCGATCAGCGTACGGTCGAGGATGTCATCGCGGCCGGCTGTGACGCGATCGTGCTCGGCGCCGCCATCACCGCAGGGCCGGAACGCGACGCGGCCGATCCCGAAACCATTCTTCAGGTCAATCTTTCGGCCCAGCTGCCGATCCTGACCGCGGCACGGCGCGCAGGCGTCAGGCGCATCATCAATCTTTCGTCAGCCGCCGCTTACGGCAACGCAGCCGTCAAGTACGCACAGCTCGACGAGGAGACTGCCTGCGATCCGGTCTCGCTGTATGCCATCACCAAATTTACATCCGAAAGGGTCGCAGCGCGTCTGGCCGAGCTCTGGCAGTTCGACATCATCAGCGTACGCCTGAGCGGCGTGTTCGGGCCCTGGGAGCGGGCGACCGGCGTGCGCGACACGCCAAGTGCGCAGGCGCAGATACTCGATGCGCTGCATCAGGGTCGCGCCGCCATCCTGCCGCGCCCCGGCGTCAAGGACTGGATCTATGCGCCTGATGTCGCCAACGCCGTGTCCCTGTTGACCGAAGCACAGCGACCGCAGCATCGGCTCTACAACATTTCGACCGGCCAGGAATGGTCGGCGCTTGAGTGGGGGCAGCATCTGGCCGCCTTGCATCCCGGCTTTGTCTGCCGGTTGGCTGAGCCTGGCGAAACAGCGACCATCGACCTGCACGGGCCCGTCGACCGCGCGCCGCTGTCGATCACACGCCTGGAACAGGAATTCGGCTGGCGCGCGCGTTTCGATTGCGCTGACTCCGCCACCGCGCTGAGCCAGTGGTGGACGCAATATCGGGAAGGGACATGA
- a CDS encoding SDR family oxidoreductase, which produces MRLDGRTAIVTGAGSGIGRASALLFAQHGAFVALVDRDATGLAETTALIGGMSSEHLGDVGDAGFAQATVDDVFTQRGAVDVLMTTAGFSCGGTVLTTDPADWDAVFRVNVGGTWLWARAVVPHMQRQGRGSIITLASQLAIAGGKGNSAYIAAKGAIISLTRTMALDFATDGIRVNAIAPGAIDTPMLRRSFGRHADPEPVREASRNRHAMKRFGQAEEVAEAALHLASDASSFTTGTVMVVDGGWLAG; this is translated from the coding sequence ATGAGGCTGGACGGACGGACCGCGATCGTCACCGGCGCAGGCTCCGGCATCGGGCGCGCCAGTGCGCTGCTGTTCGCGCAGCACGGTGCTTTTGTCGCCCTGGTCGACCGTGACGCAACGGGTCTGGCAGAGACCACAGCGCTGATCGGCGGCATGAGTTCCGAACATCTCGGCGATGTCGGCGACGCCGGCTTCGCACAGGCCACCGTCGACGATGTCTTCACACAGCGCGGCGCCGTTGACGTGCTGATGACCACGGCCGGGTTTTCCTGCGGCGGCACGGTTCTGACCACCGATCCTGCCGACTGGGACGCGGTGTTCCGCGTCAACGTAGGCGGAACCTGGCTCTGGGCCCGCGCCGTGGTGCCGCACATGCAGCGGCAGGGGCGCGGCTCGATCATTACGCTGGCATCGCAGCTCGCCATCGCCGGCGGCAAGGGCAACAGCGCCTACATCGCCGCCAAGGGCGCCATCATCAGCCTGACCCGGACCATGGCGCTGGATTTCGCCACGGATGGTATCCGCGTCAACGCCATCGCGCCCGGCGCCATCGACACGCCGATGCTTCGGCGCAGTTTTGGACGCCATGCCGATCCCGAGCCGGTGCGGGAAGCCTCCCGCAATCGCCATGCCATGAAGCGGTTCGGCCAGGCAGAAGAAGTGGCCGAGGCCGCGTTGCATCTGGCCAGCGACGCCTCGTCGTTCACCACCGGCACCGTGATGGTGGTGGATGGCGGCTGGCTTGCCGGCTGA
- a CDS encoding LysR family transcriptional regulator: MQLNLRQIEVFRAIMITGSISGAARLLSVSQPAISRLLAYTEDRLKLQLFERVRGRVQPTPEARRLFAEVDQVHRGVLRINDLAEELRERGTGSVRIVASPSVGHAMVPDAIARLRQRFPDLRVEFETLTLLEIIARVTGARADLGISVLPVDEPTIVSEVLAEGRLMVIMPPDHALTRLSTVRPADLTPYPLIGFGAQTPYGNIVMRALATGTEPVRVSTIVRFAPAACAMVRAGAGIAVVDEFVLRGHPWPEITARPLSSKTRVHAHLLTPRFEPLSRTARAFVDTLRGMVPPLPDAATATRATGA, translated from the coding sequence ATGCAGCTGAATTTGCGTCAGATTGAGGTGTTTCGCGCCATCATGATCACAGGCTCGATCAGCGGCGCGGCAAGGCTGCTGTCGGTGTCCCAGCCGGCGATCAGCCGTCTGCTTGCCTATACCGAAGACAGGCTCAAGCTGCAGCTGTTCGAGCGGGTGCGCGGCCGGGTGCAGCCGACGCCGGAGGCGCGGCGGCTGTTCGCCGAAGTCGACCAGGTGCACCGCGGCGTCCTGCGCATCAACGACCTCGCCGAAGAGCTGCGCGAGCGCGGCACCGGCTCCGTGCGCATCGTGGCCAGCCCGAGCGTCGGACATGCCATGGTGCCCGACGCCATCGCCAGGCTGCGCCAGCGTTTCCCGGACCTGCGGGTGGAGTTCGAGACGCTGACTCTGCTGGAGATCATCGCCAGGGTCACCGGCGCACGTGCCGATCTCGGCATCTCGGTGCTGCCGGTCGACGAGCCGACCATCGTGTCGGAGGTCCTCGCGGAGGGACGGCTGATGGTGATCATGCCGCCGGATCATGCGCTGACGCGGTTGAGCACGGTCCGGCCGGCCGACCTGACGCCCTACCCGCTGATCGGATTTGGCGCGCAAACCCCCTACGGCAATATCGTGATGCGCGCTCTGGCGACCGGGACCGAGCCGGTCCGGGTCAGCACCATCGTGCGGTTCGCGCCGGCGGCCTGCGCCATGGTCAGGGCCGGCGCGGGCATTGCCGTGGTCGACGAGTTCGTGCTGCGCGGGCACCCCTGGCCCGAAATCACCGCACGGCCGCTGTCGTCAAAGACACGGGTGCATGCTCATCTGCTGACGCCGCGCTTCGAACCGCTGTCACGCACGGCGCGCGCGTTCGTGGATACGCTGCGCGGCATGGTGCCCCCGCTCCCGGACGCCGCCACGGCGACGCGCGCCACGGGGGCGTAA
- a CDS encoding NAD(P)/FAD-dependent oxidoreductase, which translates to MSSALIALEAQVRADLTKTAHPDATWLQARTGVDGKAALDVLIVGAGQGGLATAFGLLRSRVTNILVLDKATEGQEGPWLSYARMPTLRSPKSYTGPDLDTPSLTYQSWHEARFGRDHWQQLDLIPRDLWAEYLRWFRRVLELPVRNGCEVSEITPAADGLLAVTLQNEGRTETLYTRKVVLATGQEGLGEWTIPEPLRHLPSSLCVHPAQPIDFARLRGKQVAVIGAGASAFDNAATALEAGAADVHLFCRRADIQVIQPYRWLTFRGFLRHFCDLDDAWRWRFMRAILEMREGFPQATYDRCARHANFHLHEGAPIEAARETSDGVKLQTPHGTFTADFVICGTGIDMDFAGRPELRHCAGNIATWADRYRPPEDERSPRLGRYPYLGDDYALMERNTGATPWIGDIHIFAIASTMSFGPSGSSINAMTTAVPKLVHGLTRGLFRADIETYWTSFKDYDVPQAVVAKSAARREP; encoded by the coding sequence ATGAGCAGCGCCCTCATCGCCCTTGAAGCCCAGGTGCGCGCCGATCTTACCAAGACGGCGCATCCCGACGCCACCTGGCTCCAGGCCAGAACCGGGGTCGATGGCAAAGCGGCGCTGGACGTCCTCATCGTTGGCGCCGGCCAAGGGGGACTCGCCACGGCCTTCGGCCTGCTGCGGTCCCGTGTGACCAACATCCTTGTGCTCGACAAGGCCACGGAGGGACAGGAGGGGCCCTGGCTCAGCTACGCCCGCATGCCGACGCTGCGCAGTCCGAAATCCTACACCGGCCCCGATCTCGATACGCCGAGTCTCACCTATCAATCCTGGCACGAGGCTCGTTTCGGCCGGGATCACTGGCAGCAGCTCGACCTGATCCCGCGCGACCTCTGGGCCGAATACCTGCGCTGGTTCCGTCGTGTGCTGGAACTGCCGGTGCGCAACGGCTGCGAGGTCTCGGAGATCACACCCGCGGCGGACGGGCTGCTCGCCGTCACGCTGCAGAACGAAGGCCGCACTGAGACGCTTTACACACGCAAGGTGGTGCTGGCGACCGGGCAGGAAGGTTTGGGGGAGTGGACCATTCCCGAACCGCTGCGCCATCTGCCGTCATCGCTCTGCGTTCATCCGGCACAGCCGATCGATTTCGCGCGCCTGCGCGGCAAACAGGTCGCGGTGATCGGCGCCGGTGCCTCGGCGTTCGACAATGCGGCAACTGCACTGGAAGCCGGCGCAGCGGACGTGCATCTGTTCTGCCGCAGGGCCGACATCCAGGTGATCCAGCCCTATCGCTGGCTGACTTTTCGCGGCTTCCTGCGCCACTTCTGCGATCTCGACGATGCCTGGCGCTGGCGCTTCATGCGCGCCATTCTGGAAATGCGCGAAGGTTTTCCGCAGGCGACCTATGATCGTTGCGCGCGCCACGCCAATTTCCATCTGCACGAAGGCGCCCCGATCGAAGCCGCCCGCGAAACCAGCGATGGTGTCAAGTTGCAGACGCCGCATGGAACGTTCACGGCAGATTTCGTGATCTGCGGAACCGGCATCGACATGGACTTCGCCGGCCGGCCGGAGTTGCGCCATTGCGCCGGCAATATCGCGACCTGGGCCGATCGTTATCGGCCGCCGGAGGACGAGCGCAGTCCGCGCCTCGGCCGCTATCCTTATCTCGGCGACGACTATGCACTCATGGAGCGCAATACCGGCGCAACACCCTGGATCGGCGATATTCACATTTTCGCCATCGCCTCTACCATGAGCTTCGGTCCGTCCGGCTCGTCGATCAATGCAATGACCACGGCCGTGCCGAAACTCGTGCATGGCCTGACGCGTGGCCTGTTTCGCGCCGACATCGAAACGTATTGGACGTCGTTCAAGGACTATGACGTGCCGCAGGCGGTGGTTGCAAAGAGTGCGGCGAGGCGAGAGCCATGA